AGATCCCCAAGCTGGTGGCCAAGATCGAAGAGGGCTTCGATGTGGTGGGCGGCTGGCGCCAGGGGCGCACGGACAACGACAGCCTCTTCCGCACCCTGCCCAGCAAGCTGGTGAATGCCGTCACTCGCAAGACCACCGGTGTGAAGATGAACGACTATGGCTGTATGCTGCGGGCCTACCGGCGTGAGGTGGTGGAGGCCATGCTGAAGTGCCGGGAGCGCTCCAGCTTCATCCCGGCGTTGGCCAACAGCTTTGCCAAGCGCATCGCCGAGGTGCCCGTGGGTCATGCCGAGCGGGCAGCGGGGGAATCCAAGTACGGCCTGTGGAAGCTCATCAACCTCCAGTTCGATCTGCTGACGAGCTTCAGCCTCCTGCCCCTGCAGATGCTCAGCGTCCTGGGCGTCATCATCAGCGCCCTGGGCATCGGCTTCGGCATCTGCCTGATGGTCTACCGCTTCATGCACCCTGAGGGGAGCGTGGGCGGGGTCTTCACCCTCTTTGCCGTGCTCTTCTTCTTCGTGGGGGCCCAGTTCCTGGCCTTCGGGTTGCTGGGGGAATACATCGGGCGTATCTACCAGGAGGTCCGGGATCGACCGCGCTATGTGGTGAAGAGGATCCACCGGGTGGGTTGAGACGGAGAAAGCCCCAGGACGTCCGGCTGTCCAGGGGCTATTCCTTGTGGTCCCTGAAGGTGTAGATGGTCTCCCCAGGTTTGGCGAAGCCCTGGCGGCGGGCCAGGGCCTCCAGGAGTTCCGGATCCCGGGCGGAGAGGCGGCGGACCTCCTCGGCGAGCTCCCGGTTCCGCTGGGCCTTGGCGGCCAGCTCCTGCCGGAAGCTCTGGATCTCATTCTCCTGCTGACGGAGGTTGAAGATCCCGTCGGGGGAGATGGTCAGGATGGCCACCGATGAGACTGCCGAGATGGCCAGGGCCCCCCAGAGGGTGCTGGACTTCAGGAGCCATCCGGAGTTCATGGTGTCCGCCTAGAGCAGATTGAAGGCTTCGCGACCCGCGTAGCGGGCTGCGGCACCCAGCTCCCACTCGATCTGGAGCAGGCGGTTGTACTTCGCCACGCGATCCGTGCGGCAGGGGGCGCCGGTCTTGATCTGGCCGGCCCCGGTAGCGACGGAGAGGTCGGCGATGAAGGTGTCCTCGGTCTCGCCGCTGCGGTGGCTGATGACGGCGCGGTAGCCGGCCTTGTGGGCCATGTCGACGGCCCTCAGGGTCTCGGTGACGGTCCCGATCTGGTTCAGCTTGATGAGGATGGCGTTCCCGACACCCTCCTTGATGCCCTTGGCCAGGATGGCGGGGTTGGTCACGAAGAGGTCGTCGCCCACCAGCTGGGTGCTGGCACCGAGCTTGTCGGTGAGGGCCTTCCAGTTCTTCCAGTCGCTCTCGTCGCAGCCGTCCTCAATGGTGATGACGGGGTGCTTCTTTGTGAGCTCGGCGTAGTAGTTGATGAGCTGCAGACCGGTCTTCTTCTGGCCGTCGATCTCGTACTTGCTGGCCTTGTAGAACTCGCTGCTGGCGCAGTCGAGGCCCAGGTAAACATCAGAGCCGGGCTTGTAGCCGGCCTTCTTGATGGCCTCCTCGATGAGCACCAGGGCCTCTTCGTTGGAGGCCAGGTCAGGGGCGAAACCACCCTCGTCACCCACGCCGGTGGAGAGCTTCTTGGCCTTGAGGACCCCCTTCAGGGCGTGGTAGATCTCGGCGCCCCAGCGGAGGCCTTCAGCGAAGGTGGGGGCACCCACGGGGAGGATCATGAACTCCTGGATGTCCACGTTGTTGTCGGCGTGGGCACCTCCGTTGAGGATGTTCATCATGGGAACGGGCAGGGTGCGGGCCGAGGCTCCGCCCAGGTAGCGGTAGAGGGGCTGGCGGCAGGCCTTGGCAGCCGCGTCGGCGATGGCCATGGAGACGCCCAGAATGGCGTTGGCGCCGAGGTTGGACTTGTTCTCCGTCCCGTCCAGGTTGAGCATCAGCTCATCCAGCTCGGCCTGCTGGAAGACATCCATGCCTTCGAGGGCCTCGGAAAGCTCAGTGTTGATGGCCTGGACGGCGTCCAGGACGCCCTTCCCCAGGTAGCGCTTCTTGTCGCCGTCCCGCTTTTCGAGGGCTTCACGGCTGCCGGTGGAGGCCCCTGAGGGCACCAGGGCCTGGCCATAGTGCCCGTCACTGAGCTGCACACGGGCCAGCACGGTGGGGTTGCCACGGCTGTCGAGGACTTCGAGGGCGGAGACGCGTTCAATGAGCTTCATGGATCACCAGTGTTTGGAGAGGGCGATGGGGTGGGGGACCAGGCTACTTGGCGGCCTTCTTGGCCGTGGCCTTCCGGGGGGCGGTACCCGAGTCGGGGACCGGGGTGGGGTCGGCCTTCTTGGCGACCGAGGCCTTCTTGGCGGGGGTCTTCGCGGGGGTGGGGTCGGAGTCGGGGACCGGGGTGGGATCCGCCTTCTTGGCGACCGCGGTCTTCTTGGCGGGGGTCTTCGCGGGGGTGGGGTCGGAGTCGGGGACCGGGGTGGGATCCGCCTTCTTGGCGACCGCGGTCTTCTTGGCGGGGGTCTTCGCGGGGGTGGGGTCGGAGTCGGGGACCGGGGTGGGATCCGCCTTCTTGGCGACCGCAGCCTTCTTGGCAGGGGCCTTCCTGGGTGAGGCCGCGGCGGATTCCCCGTTCTCGGCCAGGGGGTCGGCGGAGAGTTCCGGATCGGCTTCCGCCGTTCCGCCCTTGCTCCTGCTCCGTCCCGTCTTGCGGGCCACCTCGACGCCCGAGAGGATCTGGGCCAGGCGCTTTCCTGGGTAGAACTCGTCCAGGAGCACATCGCCGATGATCACCCCGTGCACACCCAGGGCTTCGATCTGGCTGATCTGGTCCAGGCTGTGGATTCCGGCCTCCACCATGCGGAGGCACTGCTTCTCGGGGACCTTGGCGATGAGCTCCAGGGCCAGCTCCCAGGAGGACTCCCAGGTGTCCAAGTCCCGGCCCACCACGCAGACGATCTCGGCGCCGGCCTCGAGGGCCCGCGCCAAGTCGGCCTCGGAGGAGACCTCCACGACCACATCGAGGCCCTTGGAGAGGGCCAGCTTGTGAAGAGCGCTCAGGCGCTCCGTCTCCAGGAGGGCCGCCACGAGGAAGATGGCGTCGGCGCCGAGGATCTTGCTCTCCTCAACCTGGTATTCCTCCAGGATGAAGTCCCGCCGGAGGACGGGCACCTTCACGAGGGGGCGGACCTCCGGGAGGTTCCGGTCATCGCCGAAATAGAGGAAGCGGTCGGTGGCTACAGCGAGGGCGTTGGCACCATTCTCCACCAGACTCTTGGCGTGGGTGGAGGCCCGGAAGTTCTCCCGGACCTGACCCCTCAGGGGGTTGCCTCCAGCCACCTCTGCCACGATGGTGATGCCGGGCTGGCTGAGCTCCTCCTTGAGGGAGTGGTAGCCGCGGTAGGGTTCCTTCACGGCGACAGGGCCCTTCTGCTTTTTGATCTCTACGTCCAGTGCTTTGAAAATCTGGACTTTTTTCAGCATCTACAGCCCCCAAGGATACTGGGGCCCCGGTCCTTCCGGGAGCCCGTTCTCTACGTCGCTTCCCTTATTTTAACTACAAATCCCGCTTGGGAAGCCCCAGCTTTTCCCGGTGGCATCGAAGCAGGGTGTGGGGCTCCGGGACGCTTTGAGTTCCCTTTTGTCCGGGACCCCGGCGGGCTGTATGCTCGGAGGGCGATCCGGGACAGTCCAGCCAGCCGAAACCAGGAGGACCTCACGGGATAACGCGCCTCAGGAGAAGCCATGGAACCCTTGATCCTCGACCACCCGCTCGCCCATCACAAGCTCTCCTTCATCCGCGATCGCAAGACACCGGGGATGCTCTTCAGGCAGCTGATCGAAGAGCTGGGCCTGATCCTCGCCGTGGAGAGCACCCGGCTTCTGGCCACCGAGTCGGTCGTGGTGGAGACCCCGCTGGAGCGGACCCAGGCCAAGCGCCTCCTGCCCCTGGACCCCGTGCTGGTGCCCGTGCTCCGGGCTGGCTTGGGCCTCCTTCCGGCCTTCACCCAGCTCTTGCCCACGGCCAAGGTCGGTCACCTGGGGCTCTACCGGGATCACGACACCCTCGTGCCCGTGCCCTACTACCGGAACTTCCCGCCCCTCCTGGAGGAACGCCCGGTCTTCGTCCTCGACCCCATGCTCGCCACCGGGGGCAGTGCCTCGGAAGCCGTCCGGCAGCTCAAGAGTGCCGGAGCCCGGAAGCTGGTGCTGGTCTCCGTGATCGCCGCACCGGAGGGGGTTGAGCGCATGACCCGGGACCACCCGGATGTCCAGGTGGTGGTGGGGGCTCTGGATCGCCAGCTCAACGAGAAGGGCTACATCCTGCCTGGTCTCGGCGACGCTGGGGACCGCATCTTCGGCACCGCCTGAAACGGTTCTCAGACCCCCATCACGATGTCCTGGCCGGTGAGGAGTTCCGCCAGGGTCCGGTGGTGGGGGGTCAGGACCATGGATACGAAGGAGAGCGGGAAGAGGGCCAGCGAGAGCAGGTGGAAGAGGGAGAAGGCCAGCCTGCGCTCGCATTGGGCTGTCTCGAGCCGCAGGCTGAAACGTCCCATCAAGGGGGACTGCCCGGTGAGTACCAGGGGAACCATGAGCAGGCTCCAGGAGAGCACCAGGTGCATCGGCAGCAGGAACTTCCAGAGTTCCGCATAGCTCGCGCCCAGGGCACCTGTCTGCAGGCGTGTACAGAGGGCCAGGATGAGGTTGAGACAGGCCAGGATGAGGGCCTCGAGGAGCTCCATCTTGGCCAGGGGCCAGAAGGAGCCACCGCTCGCGGCATCCTCCAAGGTGGACGCTGAGGGGGGAGGCAGCACTGGCTGGGGCGGCTCCCAGGCCAGATTGGCGTCATCCGCTTCGGGCTCCGGGGGCTCCAGGACGATGGGGGTGACCCTTCCCAGGGCTGGCACGGAGAGGGCCTGCTGGGAGGGCTCCGGTTCGGAGCCCCCCTGGAGGGCGCTGGCCTGGAAGAGCAAGGGGCGTGGGAGGGCGGGACGGGCGAGTTCCAGCCCGCAAACAGGGCACTCCAGGGCGAAGGGGGACAGGCGGTGCCTGCAGCTGGGACAGGTGCGGAGAGACACGGCCTACCCCAGAAGCTGGACCCAGCCGGGGCGATCGCCCTTGGGCATGGCCTGGATCTGGTCCAGCAGACGGAGCCGGGCCTGCCAGATGCTGTCCTGGGGGAAGGCGGCTCGACCCCGGCGGAGCATGTCCCTGGCCTCATCCCAATGTTCCTTGCTGGCGTGGACCTGGGCTTTGGCGAGCCAGACCCGTGCGGCCCGGGCGCGGAGGAGGGGGTTGTCGGGGTCGAGGCGCAGGAGGCCGTCCATGAGCTTGTCAGCCGCGTCGAGGTCCCCGATGGAGACCATCTTCTCGAACTCCTCCAGGGAGCAGGAACCGGTCACGGTACTGGCGAGGCCCCCCCGGGTCTTCTCCATGAGTTGGTTCGCCGAGGCGTCGGAGGGGCGCAACCGGACCAATTCCCTGGCCCTGAAGTAGGCCAGGAGCGAGTCTTCGCCGACGACACTCTCCGCTTCCTTCCGGATGGCGGCGGGATCCTCGGCCAGGTTCGGGATCTGGGTGTTCCTGCGGACAGGGGCCAGGACGCGCCCCTGTCTGGAAGCGACTTCAGCCGCCAGGGCCCGGTCCTGGCGGAAGACATGAATGACGTAGGAGGCGACCAGCAGCACGAGGAAGGTCACCACTGCCGTGATCAGGGCTTTGGGGGAGAGGGCCCAGGGGGGCAGGCTGAGGCGTCGCACCAGATGATGGAGGGAGAGTCCCCTGCGTGGCGCCGCCGAGGGCTGCTCGATGGCTGCCGGAGGGATCACTGAGGGGGGTGGCTCCACGGGCTCCGGAGGGGGTGGGAGGATGGGGGGGGCAAGGGTGGCTGTCGCCAGGGCCCGGGCCTGTTGGTAGCCCTGGAGCGCCCGGGGATCCTCAGGGCGCCGCTGGAGCAGCCTTTGGTAGACATCAGCCGCCTCCGGGAAGAGTTGGCGTCTCATCAGATCCTCGGCGTCCGAGAAGAGCCCCTGCAGGGGGTCGGCCTCGGGGGGGGCCGTCACCACCTGGGCGGATGGAGGGGCCGGCGCCTCGGCAGCTTGGCGGGCCATGGCCAGATAGCCTTGGGCCTCGGCTTGGTCGGGAGCCTGCTCGAGCACCCTCTCCCAGCGAAGGATGGCCTCCTCGGGCATGCCCATGTCGAAGAGCTGCACGCCTTCGATGATCATGCGCCCAAGGGGATCCTCGTCTTCCCTGCCTGGGGCGGGAGGGGGGGCATCCTGAGGCAGCTCTCCGCCTGCAGAGGCCGCCGGAATCGGCGCTGCAGCCAGGGCGGGCAGCCCCAGTTCCCGCCGGGCCCCCTCGGCGTACTGCCGGGCGAGGGGATGACCTGGGTCGGCCGCCAGCGCCTTCTCCCACTTGGCCAGGGCCCCCTGGAGCTCGCCCATGTCATAAAGGGTGCATCCCTCCTTGAGGAGGGTTTCGGTGGGCGCCTCCTCAGGAGCAGAGGGCTCCACTGCTGCCACGGGAGCGGGAGCAGGGGGCTCCTGGGGGAGCATCCTCCGGGCCTGCTGGATGTAGCCCTGGGCGAGGGGATTGCCGGGGTCCCGGTCAAGGACCTCGTTCCAGAGTTCCAAGGCTTCAGCGATCTGGCCGACATCGTACAGGGCGCAGCCCCGCTCCAGGAGCTTTGTGAGCTCGGTGCTGCTGGGGCGGGGGGCGGGGACTGAGCTGGTGCTTCTGGGGTCGGTGCGTTGGGCGCGGTCAAGCCCGTCCTGGGTGGCCCTCGAGTCGAAGTGGCGCTTGACCTGGTAGAGACCGGCCTTGGCCGTGGCATGCTCCGGTACCCGCTTGAGGATCGCCTGCCAGATCTGCCCGGCCTGGACGACATCACCGCTCTGGAAGAGACGCTCGGCGCGGTCGAGATACTCCTGGTAGGGATCCGGCGACTGGCTCATGTAAGCTCCATGGTCCCATCATACTTCCGGATCAGGACCATGAAGGTGCTCTGTCCGCAGGTGAACTCCTGGCGGTCGTGGAGTTGGACCGGGCCGCCCAGGGGAGCCCCCTCAAGGAAGGTTCCATTCGTCGAGCCCAGGTCCTCCAGCCAGACCGTGCCATCGGGGTGCACCTCGATCATGGCGTGCCGCCTGGAGGTCTCGGGGTCCAGGGTCACGATGTCCCCCTCCTCCCGGCCGATGAGCGTCTGAGGCTTGTCCAGCAGCCGGACGGTGGAGGCCTGGGACCCGGAGAGGAAGGCGATGCTGATGCGGAATCCCTGGGGCATGCCCTGGATACCGGCCTCCCCGAGCATGACACCCCGGTCCTTGCGGGCCGTGGTCTCCCGGGCCGCGTCGGGAGCGGTCTGCACGGGGGCAGCCTGCGGAGGTGGCACTGAGGGCTGTGGAGCCGGCGGCAGGGCGGGGTTCTCGACCTCGAAGATATGTTGGCACTTCGGACACTTGAACCGCTTGGAGAGCAAACCCTGGAAGCGGGTCTCGTCGTACTGGAAGCGTCCCGAGCAGGCTGGACAGGTGATGATCATGGATGCCTCGATCCCAGAGAGTTTACTTCCTTCCGTTGGCAAAGAAACTGAAGCCGTTCCGGAGCTGGGTCCCGGCAGGGACGCTGAAGGTCTGGATGGAGCCGGGAATGGGGCGGTTGGTCTGCACGGAGGAGAGGTCCAGTTGCCAGGTGTCGCCGTTCCGTTCGACCCAGACCATCCGCCTGGGCAGGCTGGAACTCCGGTCCATCCAGATTCTGAGAAGCTGGAGGCGACGCTTGATGGAGAGGCTCCTGGGGTTCAGCCGGAGGGCGTAGGTCTCGGGCAGCTCCCGGTCATCCTCCTGCTGTATCTGGAAGTAATCGGAGAGGTAGGCCAGCTTCTGTCCCAGGCCCAGGACCTTGCGGTCGGCGTGGCGGATGATGCCGATTTTGAGGACCTCGCCCTCTTTCGTCCTGGGGCTGTAGGAGATCAGGGCCTTGGGGGTGAGGTGCAGGATGAGGTCCTCGGGCGGGTCGAAGGCGAAGTGGACAAAGGAGGAACCCTGGATGTAGAGGGTCCCCCGGGTGATGGTGGGGGTGCGCAGCATGGCCCGGCGGATGGAGAGGGTGAAGGTGGCCTGGATCGTCTCCGCCCTGGCCTGGGCGGTGTCAAAGCGTTCGACGAGGGTCCGGAGGTCCGGTGCGGGCTGGGCCAGCAGGGGGAGGGCCGCCAAGAGGATGACGGCGTGGAGGTGTTTCATCATGAAGGGAATCCCGGACATATCCCCATGATGCCATCCCCGGGGGGGCGGGGGTGCCCCAAGGGGGTGCCCTGGGAGGCCACCGCCAGTTCCGTGGACCGGCCCCGCAGGACCTGCCCAGCTGCAAACCGGGCCAGGTCCGGAAGGTTGTTCTGTTCACTGAGGTGGGCGAGGACCACGGAGACGAGCCGGGGGCTCCACACCCGATCCAGCAGTTCCGCGGCAGCCTCGTTGGAGAGATGCCCGACCCGGCTCAGGATCCTGGACTTGAGCTGGGGTGGGTAGCTGCCTTCCCGCAGCATCCGGACATCGTGGTTGGCTTCCAGGGTCAGGTGGTCCAGTCCAGAGCAGTGATCGGCCACCAGGGCGGTGGGGTGCCCCAGGTCCGTCACCACCCCGGCGGCCTGACCGTCCCGTTCCACCCGGAAACCCACGGGGTCGGCCGCATCGTGGGGAATGGAGAAGGGGAGGATGCTCCAGCCCTGCCAGTCCAGCGCTCGCCCTGGATGCAGGGGGATGAAGCGCTCTGGAGGCAGCTCCATGTCCTGGGTGGCCAGAATGGCCTCCAGGGTGGCCGGTGTGGACATGAGCGTCCAGCGGGTCCGCTTCAGGATCATCGGGAGGGCTGCGATGTGGTCCGAGTGCTCGTGGGTGATGGCCACAGCACCCACCTGGCCGAGGTCCAATCCCAGGTATTCCAGGCGCTTGCGGATCTGGAGAAAGGAGATTCCCGCATCGATCAGGAGGATGGAGTCCTGTGACGCGAGGGCGTGGCAGTTGCCTTTGGAGCCGGAGGCGAGGGAGGCGTAGTCCATGCCTTCAGGATAGCGGGCGGCTCCGGGTACGGTGGGCGAGGAGCAGCCAGGTGGCGGAGCACACCAGGGTGCAGGCCAGGCTGCCCTCCAGGCCGAAGGCGCCCCCAGTGAGCCAGGCCGGCAGGTCTGGGCGCAGGATGGGGTGCAGGGGGCTCCGGGCGAAGGTGGTGCCGCTGACCGGGAAGCCCAGAAGGCTGCCCTGGGCCCAGTTCCAGCCAAGGTGCAGCCCCATGGGGAGGGCAAGGCTGCGCGTGAGGAGCCAGCACTGGCCCAGGAGGCAGCCCGCCAGGAAGATGTTGAGCATGGGCAGGAGGCGGGATCCTGGGACAAGGCCGGGGTTCTGCCAGTGGACCAGAACGAAGGCGGCCCCCAGGGTCACCTGGGCCGTGCCCGGGCCCCAGGCCTCCACCAGGCGCTGGAAGGGATAGCCCCGGAAGAGGCACTCCTCGTGGATGGCGACCCCCAGGAAGATCCAGGGGGCCCAGAGGGCCTCCCGTCCGACCGGTGTCATGCCGGGCGCCCAGCGGAAGGCTCCTGCCAGGAAGAGGAGGAGGCTGGTCAGGCCCATGAGGGCGAGGCCGAGCAGGAGGCCCAGGCCCCCCTGGCGGAGCCAAGTCCGACCGAGGTCAAAGCCCAGGGAGGTCAGACCCCGATCCTCCTTGCGCAGGGCGAACCAGGAGAGGGCCAGGACGTAAAGGGCCGAAGTCCAGGGGTCGAGGCGGAAGCCCGTGAGGAAGGGCAGCAGGCCCGCCAGCAGGAA
The sequence above is drawn from the uncultured Holophaga sp. genome and encodes:
- a CDS encoding glycosyltransferase, with the translated sequence MIQPYLSVVIPIYNEEDNIPVLWERLSTTLRGHFTEAARDWEVIFTDDGSRDRSLEMLAEIAAGEPRVSVVEFNRNYGQHSAIFGAFAQVKGKVVVTLDADLQNPPEEIPKLVAKIEEGFDVVGGWRQGRTDNDSLFRTLPSKLVNAVTRKTTGVKMNDYGCMLRAYRREVVEAMLKCRERSSFIPALANSFAKRIAEVPVGHAERAAGESKYGLWKLINLQFDLLTSFSLLPLQMLSVLGVIISALGIGFGICLMVYRFMHPEGSVGGVFTLFAVLFFFVGAQFLAFGLLGEYIGRIYQEVRDRPRYVVKRIHRVG
- a CDS encoding septum formation initiator family protein: MNSGWLLKSSTLWGALAISAVSSVAILTISPDGIFNLRQQENEIQSFRQELAAKAQRNRELAEEVRRLSARDPELLEALARRQGFAKPGETIYTFRDHKE
- the eno gene encoding phosphopyruvate hydratase; this encodes MKLIERVSALEVLDSRGNPTVLARVQLSDGHYGQALVPSGASTGSREALEKRDGDKKRYLGKGVLDAVQAINTELSEALEGMDVFQQAELDELMLNLDGTENKSNLGANAILGVSMAIADAAAKACRQPLYRYLGGASARTLPVPMMNILNGGAHADNNVDIQEFMILPVGAPTFAEGLRWGAEIYHALKGVLKAKKLSTGVGDEGGFAPDLASNEEALVLIEEAIKKAGYKPGSDVYLGLDCASSEFYKASKYEIDGQKKTGLQLINYYAELTKKHPVITIEDGCDESDWKNWKALTDKLGASTQLVGDDLFVTNPAILAKGIKEGVGNAILIKLNQIGTVTETLRAVDMAHKAGYRAVISHRSGETEDTFIADLSVATGAGQIKTGAPCRTDRVAKYNRLLQIEWELGAAARYAGREAFNLL
- the upp gene encoding uracil phosphoribosyltransferase, whose translation is MEPLILDHPLAHHKLSFIRDRKTPGMLFRQLIEELGLILAVESTRLLATESVVVETPLERTQAKRLLPLDPVLVPVLRAGLGLLPAFTQLLPTAKVGHLGLYRDHDTLVPVPYYRNFPPLLEERPVFVLDPMLATGGSASEAVRQLKSAGARKLVLVSVIAAPEGVERMTRDHPDVQVVVGALDRQLNEKGYILPGLGDAGDRIFGTA
- a CDS encoding tetratricopeptide repeat protein; protein product: MSQSPDPYQEYLDRAERLFQSGDVVQAGQIWQAILKRVPEHATAKAGLYQVKRHFDSRATQDGLDRAQRTDPRSTSSVPAPRPSSTELTKLLERGCALYDVGQIAEALELWNEVLDRDPGNPLAQGYIQQARRMLPQEPPAPAPVAAVEPSAPEEAPTETLLKEGCTLYDMGELQGALAKWEKALAADPGHPLARQYAEGARRELGLPALAAAPIPAASAGGELPQDAPPPAPGREDEDPLGRMIIEGVQLFDMGMPEEAILRWERVLEQAPDQAEAQGYLAMARQAAEAPAPPSAQVVTAPPEADPLQGLFSDAEDLMRRQLFPEAADVYQRLLQRRPEDPRALQGYQQARALATATLAPPILPPPPEPVEPPPSVIPPAAIEQPSAAPRRGLSLHHLVRRLSLPPWALSPKALITAVVTFLVLLVASYVIHVFRQDRALAAEVASRQGRVLAPVRRNTQIPNLAEDPAAIRKEAESVVGEDSLLAYFRARELVRLRPSDASANQLMEKTRGGLASTVTGSCSLEEFEKMVSIGDLDAADKLMDGLLRLDPDNPLLRARAARVWLAKAQVHASKEHWDEARDMLRRGRAAFPQDSIWQARLRLLDQIQAMPKGDRPGWVQLLG
- a CDS encoding FHA domain-containing protein, giving the protein MIITCPACSGRFQYDETRFQGLLSKRFKCPKCQHIFEVENPALPPAPQPSVPPPQAAPVQTAPDAARETTARKDRGVMLGEAGIQGMPQGFRISIAFLSGSQASTVRLLDKPQTLIGREEGDIVTLDPETSRRHAMIEVHPDGTVWLEDLGSTNGTFLEGAPLGGPVQLHDRQEFTCGQSTFMVLIRKYDGTMELT
- a CDS encoding outer membrane lipoprotein carrier protein LolA, which translates into the protein MMKHLHAVILLAALPLLAQPAPDLRTLVERFDTAQARAETIQATFTLSIRRAMLRTPTITRGTLYIQGSSFVHFAFDPPEDLILHLTPKALISYSPRTKEGEVLKIGIIRHADRKVLGLGQKLAYLSDYFQIQQEDDRELPETYALRLNPRSLSIKRRLQLLRIWMDRSSSLPRRMVWVERNGDTWQLDLSSVQTNRPIPGSIQTFSVPAGTQLRNGFSFFANGRK
- a CDS encoding MBL fold metallo-hydrolase, which gives rise to MDYASLASGSKGNCHALASQDSILLIDAGISFLQIRKRLEYLGLDLGQVGAVAITHEHSDHIAALPMILKRTRWTLMSTPATLEAILATQDMELPPERFIPLHPGRALDWQGWSILPFSIPHDAADPVGFRVERDGQAAGVVTDLGHPTALVADHCSGLDHLTLEANHDVRMLREGSYPPQLKSRILSRVGHLSNEAAAELLDRVWSPRLVSVVLAHLSEQNNLPDLARFAAGQVLRGRSTELAVASQGTPLGHPRPPGDGIMGICPGFPS
- a CDS encoding CPBP family intramembrane glutamic endopeptidase, translating into MPLPWRAGLFLLAGLLPFLTGFRLDPWTSALYVLALSWFALRKEDRGLTSLGFDLGRTWLRQGGLGLLLGLALMGLTSLLLFLAGAFRWAPGMTPVGREALWAPWIFLGVAIHEECLFRGYPFQRLVEAWGPGTAQVTLGAAFVLVHWQNPGLVPGSRLLPMLNIFLAGCLLGQCWLLTRSLALPMGLHLGWNWAQGSLLGFPVSGTTFARSPLHPILRPDLPAWLTGGAFGLEGSLACTLVCSATWLLLAHRTRSRPLS